One window from the genome of Salisaeta longa DSM 21114 encodes:
- a CDS encoding PAS domain-containing sensor histidine kinase encodes MSTPSVPSTSQRLARLAASVFQTPGAFIGIRQHQRWRVLACDGALPLSHEALRAVCAYVHAAEAPLCIPDCASDDVAALAADDLRFLAGTSLPPPDDGAAAVLCAVDPAPRTPQQLPADPATTLRDLAALAAPSPARPLPTRPPPHALLDDTTAGLALTDAEGRFVYVNAAYADILGYTPAELHGEPFAPFLFSTPQNQQRAEAAYATALASDAKLLDGDWTFARADGAPLHVYVTTTQLTHAGASFVLSTVVPFAQHQQLENRRKAEEAQFQDLVQSTSAILWRGTPDTFQFTYVSPQAEALLGYPPERWLDEPNFWQEHMHPDDRAWAPAYCARATEEKRRHSFDYRMIAADGSVVWLRDVVSVLTRDGQVDELVGVMIDITELKDAERQRKERERRVEALYKASRDLLATTTADDVAELILTLVDAVFGYSISAVRLREGNRLVPYYTKITSDVAIAPRPVYAVDGASIVAEAYRTGDTAVYDDVTAIEDGFTRAPLQHAAYIPIGRHGIISVASVTTNGIDPFDVRLLEILAQNAEAVLDRITREDTLRAARDEAQELSRMKSAFLANMSHEVRTPLTSIIGFAELIETSPEERTHFTRLIRRGARRLLDTLNAVLDFSQLEAGARALSPQLLDIGDHLRDTFAFFEAQARQQAVAMTLELPPSPIEAHLDPDALQHIIQNLLNNALKFTPQGGQVTLSCTPEPGALVFAVADSGVGIDPAVQEKIFEPFVQESTGNRRTHEGSGLGLSICKRLVDLMGGDIAVESTPGDGTTFTVRLPQEQRGG; translated from the coding sequence GTGTCCACCCCTTCGGTGCCTTCTACTTCGCAACGCCTTGCGCGGCTTGCCGCGTCGGTCTTTCAAACACCTGGTGCATTCATTGGCATCCGCCAGCATCAGCGATGGCGCGTGCTTGCGTGTGACGGTGCGTTGCCGCTTTCGCATGAGGCGCTGCGGGCGGTGTGCGCCTACGTACACGCTGCCGAGGCGCCCCTTTGCATCCCAGACTGTGCGTCCGACGACGTGGCGGCGCTCGCGGCCGACGACCTGCGCTTCCTTGCCGGCACGTCGCTGCCGCCGCCCGATGACGGCGCGGCGGCTGTGCTCTGTGCGGTGGACCCGGCGCCCCGTACGCCGCAGCAGTTGCCCGCCGATCCCGCGACGACGCTGCGCGACCTCGCGGCCCTCGCGGCTCCATCACCCGCCCGCCCGTTGCCTACTAGACCCCCGCCGCACGCCCTTTTAGACGACACCACGGCGGGCCTCGCGCTGACCGATGCCGAGGGGCGGTTTGTGTACGTAAATGCCGCCTACGCCGACATCCTCGGGTACACGCCCGCCGAGCTTCATGGAGAGCCGTTTGCTCCGTTTCTCTTTTCTACCCCCCAAAATCAGCAGCGCGCCGAGGCGGCCTATGCAACAGCCCTTGCAAGCGACGCGAAGCTGCTGGACGGCGACTGGACGTTTGCGCGGGCCGACGGGGCGCCGCTGCACGTGTACGTGACCACAACGCAACTCACGCATGCCGGGGCCTCGTTCGTGCTGTCTACGGTCGTCCCGTTTGCGCAGCACCAGCAGCTCGAAAACCGCCGCAAGGCCGAGGAGGCGCAGTTTCAGGACCTGGTGCAGTCGACCTCGGCCATCCTGTGGCGCGGCACCCCCGATACGTTTCAGTTCACCTACGTTAGCCCGCAGGCGGAGGCCCTGTTGGGGTACCCACCGGAGCGCTGGCTCGACGAGCCCAACTTCTGGCAGGAGCACATGCACCCCGACGACCGCGCCTGGGCGCCGGCCTACTGCGCCCGTGCAACCGAGGAGAAGCGCCGCCACTCGTTCGATTACCGTATGATTGCGGCCGATGGCTCGGTGGTGTGGCTGCGCGACGTGGTGAGCGTGCTCACGCGCGACGGACAGGTCGACGAGCTGGTGGGCGTCATGATTGACATCACCGAACTGAAAGACGCCGAGCGCCAGCGCAAAGAGCGCGAGCGGCGGGTTGAGGCCCTCTACAAGGCCTCTCGCGATTTGCTTGCGACCACCACGGCCGATGACGTGGCCGAACTCATCCTGACCCTTGTCGATGCGGTCTTTGGCTATTCGATTAGTGCTGTACGGCTGCGTGAAGGCAACCGCCTGGTGCCGTATTACACCAAAATAACGAGCGATGTCGCAATTGCGCCGCGCCCGGTGTACGCCGTGGATGGCGCGAGCATCGTGGCGGAAGCATACCGCACGGGCGATACCGCTGTTTATGACGACGTAACAGCTATTGAGGATGGATTTACGCGGGCACCGTTGCAGCATGCGGCCTACATCCCCATTGGCCGACATGGCATCATCTCGGTGGCCTCGGTGACTACAAACGGCATCGATCCCTTTGACGTGCGCCTGCTGGAAATCCTGGCGCAAAATGCCGAGGCGGTCCTCGATCGTATCACCCGAGAAGACACCCTGCGCGCGGCCCGCGATGAAGCCCAAGAGCTCAGCCGCATGAAATCGGCGTTTTTGGCGAATATGAGCCACGAAGTGCGCACCCCGCTTACCAGCATCATTGGGTTTGCCGAATTGATCGAGACGTCGCCCGAGGAACGCACCCATTTTACCCGCTTGATCCGTCGCGGCGCCCGCCGCCTGCTCGACACCCTCAATGCCGTCCTCGACTTCTCGCAGCTAGAGGCCGGTGCGCGTGCATTGTCGCCTCAATTGCTGGACATAGGCGACCACCTCCGCGACACCTTCGCGTTCTTCGAGGCGCAGGCACGTCAGCAGGCCGTCGCCATGACGCTTGAGCTGCCCCCCTCGCCCATTGAGGCGCACCTCGACCCCGATGCCCTGCAGCACATCATCCAAAACTTGCTGAACAACGCCCTCAAGTTCACGCCACAGGGCGGCCAGGTTACCCTCTCGTGCACCCCCGAGCCCGGCGCCCTGGTGTTTGCTGTGGCCGATAGCGGCGTGGGCATCGATCCCGCGGTTCAGGAGAAGATTTTCGAGCCTTTCGTTCAGGAGTCGACGGGGAACCGCCGCACCCACGAAGGCAGCGGCCTGGGCCTCTCCATCTGCAAGCGCCTCGTCGACCTGATGGGCGGCGACATTGCGGTAGAGAGCACGCCGGGCGACGGCACCACGTTCACCGTCCGGTTGCCCCAAGAGCAACGCGGCGGTTAG
- the accD gene encoding acetyl-CoA carboxylase, carboxyltransferase subunit beta: MTWFRRKKAGILTAREDQNDMPEGQWVKCPKTGEITTRRELEDNLLVFPSSGYHFGMDSHRYFDFLFDDGDYTLHDTDLLSVDALHFEDRKSYTQRLEKARKKTGRNEAAQSATGMLYGHPLSIAAMDFGFIGGSMGSVVGEIIARAVKRAYTEGRALIIISQSGGARMMEGALSLMQMAKTSAHLTRLDEANLPYISVLTHPTTGGVTASFAMLGDVHIAEPEALIGFAGPRVIRETIGSDLPEGFQRSEFLLERGFVDMVVDRRRMRQRIGHLLDLLME; the protein is encoded by the coding sequence ATGACTTGGTTCCGACGCAAAAAAGCTGGTATCCTCACGGCCCGCGAGGACCAGAACGACATGCCCGAGGGGCAATGGGTGAAGTGCCCCAAAACCGGCGAGATCACCACGCGCCGCGAGTTGGAGGACAACCTCCTCGTCTTTCCAAGCTCGGGCTATCACTTTGGGATGGATAGCCATCGCTACTTCGACTTTCTGTTCGACGATGGCGATTACACCCTGCACGATACCGACCTGCTCTCGGTAGATGCCCTTCACTTCGAAGATCGCAAGTCCTACACGCAACGGCTGGAGAAGGCCCGGAAAAAGACCGGCCGGAACGAAGCGGCCCAGTCGGCGACGGGCATGCTCTACGGGCACCCGCTCTCCATTGCAGCCATGGACTTCGGGTTCATTGGCGGCTCGATGGGCTCGGTGGTGGGCGAAATTATCGCGCGGGCCGTCAAGCGGGCCTACACCGAGGGGCGCGCACTGATTATCATTTCCCAAAGCGGCGGCGCGCGCATGATGGAGGGCGCGCTGAGCCTCATGCAGATGGCCAAAACGAGCGCCCACCTCACCCGCCTCGATGAAGCCAACCTGCCCTACATCTCCGTGCTTACGCACCCCACCACCGGTGGCGTTACGGCCTCGTTTGCCATGCTGGGCGACGTGCACATCGCCGAGCCGGAGGCCCTCATCGGGTTTGCCGGGCCGCGCGTGATTCGCGAAACCATTGGCTCCGACCTTCCCGAAGGCTTCCAGCGATCCGAGTTTTTGCTCGAACGCGGCTTCGTCGATATGGTCGTTGACCGCCGCCGCATGCGCCAGCGCATCGGGCACTTGCTGGACCTTTTGATGGAATAA
- a CDS encoding lipopolysaccharide biosynthesis protein, whose amino-acid sequence MPFRSNVLHHLTTRLARGAGAVLVLHVVGGALGFATHVLLARWLSVADYGTYALALGWTFVLARLAALGLPSALFQVLPQTPTPRRVLRTGRWLIGGVGLALAGLLSLLWTYDIAGPALGWAGLFLLPTALSLFETNRLRLADRPQWAYGPPQVLRPVLLGGGLVGGVWVLGASPTLLLVGLCAVAGLWGAWGLQRAAPAPPASSAAPSFAPRGLLAVALPLLIADGATLVLSKSDVLMLGGLRPEADVALYAVALRLAQVTTLVGVAVDAVGAPRLARCLHERRAALPGLVHRLVHLHFWPSLLVAGVLVAAGTSLLALFGPSYAAAHPLLLCLVGGYLANAATGSATVLLVASGHERLSMRISVAIAALNLVLNLVGIHLMGPLGAALATAVSLAARNVWVYRAVSRHVGVRPSIVAATRHALS is encoded by the coding sequence GTGCCTTTTCGCTCCAACGTGCTGCATCACCTCACCACACGCTTGGCGCGCGGCGCCGGCGCGGTGCTGGTGCTGCACGTTGTGGGCGGCGCGCTCGGGTTTGCCACGCACGTGCTGCTGGCGCGCTGGCTCTCGGTGGCCGACTATGGCACCTACGCACTGGCGCTGGGTTGGACGTTTGTGCTGGCCCGACTGGCCGCGCTGGGACTCCCGTCGGCGCTCTTTCAGGTGCTTCCGCAAACCCCAACGCCGCGGCGCGTGCTGCGCACGGGGCGCTGGCTGATCGGCGGCGTGGGCCTCGCCCTGGCCGGCCTGCTGAGCCTCTTGTGGACGTACGACATCGCGGGGCCCGCGCTGGGCTGGGCCGGGCTCTTTCTGCTGCCGACCGCGCTGTCGCTGTTCGAAACCAACCGCCTGCGCTTGGCCGACCGCCCCCAGTGGGCGTACGGGCCGCCGCAGGTGCTCCGTCCTGTGCTGCTGGGTGGGGGCCTCGTGGGCGGCGTGTGGGTTCTGGGGGCCTCGCCGACGCTCCTGCTGGTGGGCCTCTGCGCCGTGGCAGGTCTGTGGGGCGCGTGGGGCCTGCAACGGGCAGCCCCCGCGCCGCCCGCTTCGTCTGCAGCCCCGTCGTTTGCCCCGCGCGGCCTGCTCGCCGTGGCGCTGCCCTTGCTCATCGCCGACGGCGCCACGCTCGTCCTCTCCAAAAGCGACGTCCTGATGCTGGGCGGGCTGCGCCCGGAAGCCGACGTGGCCCTCTACGCCGTGGCGCTTCGGCTTGCCCAGGTCACGACCCTCGTGGGCGTCGCGGTGGATGCCGTGGGCGCCCCGCGCCTGGCGCGCTGCTTGCATGAGCGCCGCGCGGCGCTTCCCGGGTTGGTCCATCGCCTCGTGCACCTTCACTTTTGGCCGTCGCTGCTGGTCGCGGGCGTGCTCGTGGCGGCGGGGACGTCGCTGCTCGCGCTCTTTGGCCCGTCGTATGCCGCCGCCCACCCGCTGCTGCTGTGCCTGGTGGGCGGCTACCTGGCCAATGCAGCCACCGGAAGCGCAACGGTCCTCCTGGTGGCAAGCGGACACGAGCGCCTCAGCATGCGCATCTCGGTGGCCATCGCGGCGCTCAACCTTGTGCTCAACCTCGTGGGCATTCACCTGATGGGTCCGCTGGGCGCGGCCCTCGCAACGGCCGTGAGCCTCGCAGCCCGCAACGTGTGGGTGTATCGGGCCGTCTCGCGGCACGTGGGCGTGCGCCCCTCCATCGTTGCGGCCACCCGCCACGCGCTGTCCTGA
- a CDS encoding C25 family cysteine peptidase: MIGFTSRLRARCLLFCLVFGLATCALAPFHTAHAQRVDAAAWYNPEAPHLRIAVVADGVYRLSAQALSGALPSGTRLSDIAPESLRLLVHGREVPLHLTGTTDGRVDPSDRLTFIGHRNRGTDEGWAYPDPQGQSSTYYSLYTDTTYYWLTWGGAPGRRYTSPPSPVAQPPQTTIRDTVHAEQDTRYYYGRSNESGNPFYTTSEGYFWRRFTHNTTGSIPFDLSLPTQRRVASASETLQLTVRLDAASSSCHQVALKADLGGANYETLETVEWRGAQRQTITASIAQDRLPDGPLALRIVSTNANFALPNCPPPASTPNYVLLDWVEATYTRNLSFAANGTQSFAVAADGPRTFTLSNTPASAFTVWSPATGARYRLTPQNTTATFTADLPAGGATFHAVSDAAYRTPAAVVPDTPSNWGTPSAHAAEYVIITTQALRPSAERLASYRRSETGLSTAIVRVQDLFDEFDYGQPTPRAIRRFVHSTRQWSTPPRFVTIWADAQFPIETEGLAPRPPWSVPSYGFSPSDPWFAMQYAGPNDWTEIVAIGRVPVRSNAQGDLFLEKLRTYEQAPLDAWQQRMLLLAGGVRASEQQSLQFYSNRWGELATGTPDSLYAAGMDTLRYYKRSDEALDISFQDSLAADLAQGAGWLNYFGHSAAQTWEIVTAPPSDFDNAGRLPVVMSIGCRTGAFAGGRFEVRSAPSFGEQLVVGSIAPDGSVEPGALNGGIAHFGSSALSYLLPSARINEAVNVRVFTDTMRVLGRAVQSAKSQIADQFGSSSFYVRHLLQYGLLGDPATRISIADRPDFRVRNQQVQVSPSPPNVTDRITVAATVRNLGLVPRDSVDVRLRWTRPDGQTQVFDRRVPRFAKGQAPRFEIQLTPETAGTNTFTARADATARYPEANETNNTGAQSTTVFDAGLTLLAPSDVARVSTRRPTLEGSVQRVRRTSVPIVIQLDTTAAFNSPALRTHEEAVDDYTFAWQPSQPLLDNTTYYWRARIASTEGTWQTARFTVATAFAEAGWLQQDPLFQANATTRISYAPQQWSFNTFSIPLEINSERGSGSRNSGFAYGAQNYAYLQFGFSVLVIDERSSEVIASESFPTFDLRDDLEDDVGDQTEAIDKLAAFLDQHARDENLVYVRTRHLGRRSGPQIPDRVKDLFRNLGTQPAPQPYTTAMDTLTYNHLWILATQVGHPQRTIERVSPPGPNDPPDIFLELTPTFPHQKGITTTPAIGPVRAWKSLAWQANAASSTAQFGVSVFSARDSTLLFRERRGLDGTIDLSSIDARAHPRIFLEGTFVDSTSAQAPDLNRWTVGFVPPPELAIDPSTLTFSADTLREGAPLRVDAVVRNLSDTPADAPVVVSYTLTDAQNVSTTVPVDTLAGLEARATASVTFTVPTFNRDGRNQLAVRAHTALAEARTFNNVAVRSFVVQSDARAPVVEVLVEGRALPFTPAALSNLQDPALPFVSTTPTFEIVAQDDNPYASLADTSLYTVAIKGGLPAPNIGLGSPYRRVSFSGPALKLQPPDPNDDSSSVRLLYTPDFTGRDSTYTLKVEARDPQGNAMADPALVTFRVQENQVIEAMYPYPNPMHTHTTFAFRVKGGSTRPENFQLRIYTVAGRLVRTFDGATLNDGLGLRTTGWNMLRWNGRDADGDRVATGVYLYRVRMDAEDGTHSGEIGKVVVIR; the protein is encoded by the coding sequence ATGATCGGTTTTACCTCTCGCCTGCGGGCCCGTTGTTTGCTGTTCTGTCTTGTCTTTGGTCTGGCGACGTGCGCGCTTGCGCCCTTTCACACGGCCCATGCACAGCGGGTGGACGCAGCCGCGTGGTATAATCCCGAGGCGCCCCACCTGCGGATCGCCGTTGTTGCGGATGGCGTCTACCGCCTCTCGGCGCAAGCCCTCAGCGGCGCCCTTCCCAGCGGCACCCGTTTGAGCGACATCGCGCCTGAGTCGCTGCGCCTGCTGGTGCACGGGCGCGAGGTACCCCTGCACCTTACCGGCACCACCGACGGCCGCGTAGACCCCAGCGACCGGCTCACCTTCATCGGGCACCGCAACCGCGGCACCGACGAGGGCTGGGCCTACCCCGATCCGCAAGGCCAAAGCAGCACGTATTACAGCCTCTACACCGACACCACATACTACTGGCTCACGTGGGGCGGCGCGCCCGGCCGGCGCTACACCTCGCCGCCCTCGCCCGTCGCGCAGCCGCCACAAACAACCATCCGCGACACCGTGCACGCCGAGCAGGACACGCGCTACTACTACGGCCGCTCCAATGAGTCAGGAAATCCGTTTTACACCACCTCCGAGGGGTATTTCTGGCGGCGCTTCACGCACAATACCACCGGCAGCATCCCCTTCGATCTGTCGCTGCCTACCCAGCGCCGCGTGGCATCGGCCAGCGAAACCTTGCAGCTTACGGTGCGCCTGGATGCGGCCTCGTCGTCTTGCCATCAGGTGGCCCTCAAGGCCGACCTGGGGGGTGCCAATTACGAGACGCTGGAAACGGTGGAGTGGCGGGGCGCGCAGCGGCAAACCATAACGGCCTCCATCGCCCAAGACCGCCTGCCGGACGGCCCCCTCGCATTACGCATCGTATCGACGAATGCCAACTTCGCGTTGCCCAACTGCCCCCCGCCTGCCAGCACGCCCAACTACGTGCTTCTCGATTGGGTAGAGGCCACCTACACGCGCAATCTGTCGTTTGCAGCCAATGGCACGCAGTCGTTTGCCGTAGCCGCAGACGGCCCGCGCACCTTCACCTTGTCCAACACGCCCGCATCGGCGTTTACGGTGTGGAGCCCCGCCACCGGCGCCCGCTATCGGCTCACGCCGCAAAATACCACTGCTACGTTTACGGCCGACCTCCCGGCGGGCGGCGCCACCTTCCACGCGGTATCGGATGCGGCCTACCGAACGCCCGCGGCCGTCGTGCCGGATACGCCGAGCAACTGGGGCACCCCTTCGGCCCACGCTGCCGAGTACGTCATCATCACCACGCAGGCGCTTCGCCCGTCCGCCGAGCGCCTCGCCAGCTATCGGCGGTCGGAAACGGGGCTCTCCACGGCTATCGTGCGCGTGCAAGACCTCTTCGACGAGTTCGACTACGGACAGCCCACCCCGCGGGCCATCCGGCGCTTTGTGCACAGCACCCGGCAATGGAGCACGCCGCCCCGCTTTGTGACCATCTGGGCCGACGCCCAATTTCCCATTGAGACGGAGGGCCTGGCGCCTCGTCCGCCGTGGAGCGTACCCTCGTACGGCTTCTCGCCGTCCGATCCCTGGTTTGCCATGCAGTATGCCGGACCAAACGATTGGACCGAAATCGTAGCCATTGGCCGCGTGCCGGTGCGCAGCAACGCGCAGGGCGATCTCTTTTTGGAGAAGCTGCGCACCTACGAGCAGGCCCCGCTCGATGCCTGGCAGCAACGGATGCTCCTCTTGGCGGGCGGCGTGCGTGCAAGCGAACAACAGTCGCTGCAGTTTTACTCCAACCGCTGGGGCGAGTTGGCCACCGGCACGCCCGATTCGCTGTACGCGGCGGGCATGGATACGCTGCGCTACTACAAGCGGAGCGACGAGGCGCTTGACATCAGCTTTCAGGACTCGCTGGCCGCGGACCTCGCGCAGGGGGCGGGCTGGCTCAACTACTTTGGCCACTCGGCTGCACAGACGTGGGAGATTGTGACCGCGCCGCCGTCCGATTTTGACAATGCGGGCCGCCTGCCGGTCGTTATGTCTATTGGCTGCCGTACCGGTGCGTTTGCGGGCGGGCGCTTCGAGGTGCGCAGCGCGCCCTCGTTTGGCGAGCAACTGGTGGTCGGAAGCATTGCCCCGGATGGCAGCGTGGAGCCGGGCGCTCTTAATGGCGGCATCGCGCACTTTGGGTCGTCGGCGCTGAGCTACTTGCTGCCCTCTGCGCGCATCAACGAAGCGGTGAACGTGCGCGTGTTTACCGACACGATGCGCGTGCTGGGCCGCGCGGTGCAGTCCGCCAAGAGCCAGATTGCCGATCAGTTCGGGTCCAGCTCGTTTTATGTGCGCCACCTGCTGCAGTACGGCCTTCTGGGCGACCCCGCCACGCGCATCAGCATCGCCGACCGGCCCGACTTTCGCGTGCGCAATCAGCAGGTGCAGGTGTCGCCGTCGCCCCCTAACGTAACCGATCGCATCACGGTAGCCGCCACCGTCAGGAATTTGGGCCTCGTGCCACGCGACAGCGTAGACGTCCGGCTGCGCTGGACCCGCCCCGACGGTCAGACGCAGGTGTTTGACCGGCGCGTGCCACGCTTTGCGAAAGGGCAGGCGCCGCGGTTTGAGATCCAGCTAACGCCCGAGACCGCCGGCACGAACACGTTTACCGCGCGCGCCGACGCGACGGCTCGCTACCCCGAGGCCAACGAAACCAACAACACCGGCGCGCAATCGACCACCGTGTTTGATGCCGGCCTCACGCTGCTCGCGCCCTCCGACGTCGCCCGCGTTTCTACGCGGCGTCCCACGCTGGAGGGCAGCGTACAGCGCGTGCGCCGTACGTCCGTGCCTATCGTCATTCAGCTCGACACCACGGCCGCCTTCAACTCGCCGGCCCTGCGCACCCATGAGGAAGCGGTGGACGACTACACGTTTGCCTGGCAACCCTCGCAGCCGCTGCTCGACAACACCACGTACTACTGGCGCGCCCGCATCGCATCTACCGAGGGCACCTGGCAGACGGCGCGGTTTACCGTGGCCACGGCGTTTGCAGAAGCGGGCTGGCTGCAGCAAGATCCGCTCTTTCAGGCCAACGCCACGACCCGCATCTCGTATGCGCCCCAGCAATGGAGCTTCAACACCTTTAGCATTCCGCTGGAGATCAACTCCGAGCGCGGAAGCGGCTCGCGCAACAGCGGGTTCGCCTACGGCGCGCAAAACTACGCGTACCTGCAGTTCGGATTTAGCGTGCTGGTCATTGATGAACGCAGCAGCGAGGTGATCGCCAGCGAGTCCTTTCCGACCTTCGACCTGCGCGATGACCTGGAAGACGATGTGGGCGATCAGACGGAGGCCATCGATAAGCTCGCCGCCTTTTTGGACCAGCATGCGCGCGATGAAAACCTTGTGTACGTGCGCACCCGCCACCTGGGCCGCCGGAGCGGGCCGCAAATTCCCGACCGCGTGAAGGATCTGTTCCGCAACCTGGGCACGCAGCCCGCGCCGCAGCCGTACACGACGGCCATGGATACCCTTACGTACAACCATCTGTGGATTTTGGCCACGCAGGTGGGCCACCCCCAGCGCACCATAGAGCGCGTGTCGCCGCCCGGCCCCAACGATCCGCCCGATATTTTCCTGGAGCTCACGCCCACCTTTCCCCACCAGAAGGGCATCACCACGACGCCCGCTATTGGTCCGGTGCGCGCATGGAAATCCCTCGCCTGGCAGGCCAACGCGGCGTCATCGACCGCGCAGTTTGGCGTTTCGGTCTTCTCCGCCCGCGACTCAACCCTCCTCTTCCGCGAGCGCCGGGGCCTTGATGGAACCATCGACCTGTCGTCCATCGACGCCCGCGCTCATCCACGCATTTTCTTGGAGGGCACCTTCGTGGACTCCACCAGCGCCCAAGCGCCCGACTTGAACCGGTGGACCGTAGGCTTCGTGCCGCCGCCGGAGCTGGCCATCGACCCGTCGACCCTCACGTTCTCGGCCGACACCCTCCGCGAGGGCGCGCCCTTGCGCGTGGACGCCGTGGTGCGCAACCTGAGCGACACCCCGGCTGATGCACCCGTTGTGGTGTCGTACACCCTCACCGATGCCCAGAACGTATCGACGACCGTGCCGGTGGATACGCTCGCCGGCCTCGAGGCCCGCGCGACGGCTTCCGTGACGTTCACGGTGCCCACGTTTAACCGCGACGGCCGCAACCAGCTGGCCGTTCGTGCCCATACGGCCCTCGCGGAGGCGCGCACCTTCAATAACGTCGCGGTGCGCTCGTTTGTGGTGCAGTCCGATGCGCGCGCGCCGGTGGTGGAGGTACTGGTGGAGGGCCGCGCCCTACCGTTTACCCCGGCGGCGCTTTCCAACCTGCAAGATCCGGCGCTGCCGTTCGTCTCCACCACGCCCACCTTCGAGATTGTGGCGCAAGACGACAATCCGTATGCGTCGCTGGCCGACACGAGCCTCTACACGGTCGCGATTAAGGGCGGGCTGCCGGCGCCAAACATTGGCCTGGGGTCGCCCTACCGGCGCGTCTCCTTCAGCGGCCCGGCCCTCAAGCTGCAGCCGCCCGATCCCAACGACGATTCATCGTCGGTTCGGCTGCTCTACACGCCCGACTTTACCGGCCGCGACTCGACCTACACCCTCAAGGTGGAAGCGCGCGACCCGCAAGGCAATGCCATGGCCGATCCTGCGCTCGTCACGTTCCGCGTGCAGGAAAATCAGGTGATTGAGGCCATGTACCCGTACCCCAACCCGATGCACACGCACACCACCTTTGCCTTTCGGGTTAAAGGCGGAAGCACGCGCCCCGAGAACTTTCAGCTTCGGATTTACACCGTCGCGGGCCGCCTCGTGCGCACGTTTGATGGCGCCACCCTGAACGACGGGCTGGGCTTGCGCACTACCGGATGGAACATGCTGCGCTGGAACGGCCGCGATGCCGACGGCGACCGCGTGGCCACGGGCGTGTACCTGTACCGCGTGCGGATGGACGCCGAGGATGGAACCCACTCCGGCGAGATTGGCAAGGTGGTGGTCATTCGCTAA
- a CDS encoding glycosyltransferase family 2 protein has product MHAPAVSVLIPTHNMEAHLRIALASILDGHFEPLEVIVIDDGSTDATAAALRAFTTPGAQRYDRRVRTLWQSHRGKSAAVNNGIRAARGTYLTIVDADDRLPPDSLTRRYQRATAGTGAACVAGAFAIIDAEGQELGRRPVPAARDPHRLLQRFFVAPHTPLHLNTCLLHRELVATVGALDERLARGEDVEYLFRVLKHIDHVPVVDAPVYHYRKHRRTLSERLRVRWVTGRCRQEIYRRHAPEGWGPLATGAAVALDLGKMCYELVKGYYPS; this is encoded by the coding sequence ATGCACGCACCGGCCGTCTCCGTGCTCATTCCAACCCACAACATGGAGGCCCATCTCCGGATTGCACTTGCCTCCATCCTCGACGGCCACTTTGAACCGCTCGAAGTGATTGTCATCGACGACGGATCAACCGACGCCACCGCAGCGGCCCTGCGCGCCTTTACGACGCCAGGCGCGCAGCGGTACGACCGGCGCGTGCGCACCCTGTGGCAGTCCCACCGTGGGAAGTCGGCAGCGGTGAACAACGGCATACGCGCCGCCCGCGGCACCTACCTAACCATCGTCGATGCAGACGACCGGCTGCCGCCGGACAGCCTGACGCGCCGGTACCAGCGGGCCACGGCGGGAACGGGCGCGGCCTGCGTGGCGGGGGCGTTTGCCATCATTGATGCAGAAGGGCAGGAGCTTGGACGCCGCCCGGTGCCCGCGGCCCGCGATCCGCATCGGCTCCTCCAAAGGTTTTTTGTGGCGCCGCACACGCCGCTGCACCTCAACACGTGTTTGCTGCACCGTGAGCTCGTTGCCACCGTGGGCGCACTGGACGAGCGCCTGGCACGCGGCGAAGATGTTGAGTACCTGTTCCGCGTCCTCAAGCACATCGACCACGTGCCCGTCGTCGACGCGCCGGTGTACCACTACCGCAAGCACCGCCGCACGCTAAGCGAACGGCTACGGGTGCGATGGGTGACCGGGCGATGCCGCCAGGAGATTTATCGCCGCCACGCGCCGGAGGGCTGGGGGCCTCTCGCCACAGGCGCGGCCGTCGCGCTCGATCTCGGAAAGATGTGCTATGAACTTGTGAAAGGATATTATCCGTCGTAG